The following coding sequences lie in one Cryptococcus gattii WM276 chromosome L, complete sequence genomic window:
- a CDS encoding uncharacterized protein (Similar to TIGR gene model, INSD accession AAW45054.1) has product MSHHPPAPSLAALPVDTSKTDPTPAYYKLQFGDDLTGFSYYVRTLTVVIGRNCERPAPVPPPAITNPSVPTNPPLDPNEPSPPSLYSGSILRTPPVANFNSPSVVEEDHEVNLEDYGPLVELAEAVAVKEEDVADNISPVLELPDAPPPPPPPKSSANIEHVDVDLGPLKSVSRNHAKIEYRSDLGRFCLEILGRNGAWIDDRYYVKGAVVPLAQGAQIQIATRIFSFVLPPSSVSSPPYNYYDQSTLENVENLPYPYNLPASEVRYQEFFGEAGPGPATAAAMASRQPPAFNAFAAADGYGLGLGVDVEGQWGQWESEEESDSDAERDYEQSFERDSERDAHDEDQAEDEDWDDAQSDEEDEYEEVKPKQATKIKLKKPLIVPGEDESDLSSLDSEPERPLKSVKKQAGKKQSQSQSKSAENEKAKAPKDAKKLSKKESKSKKKVKEPSPPVEEAPGEVKGTPSKSKKKEKEKEKNKADSGAEQKQDISAVTSDEKEKATPQKKDQKKKIKPASESKPPAKPAPGLKLPIPLAQQQQQQQQPSAAQPQPPSVPTLAAALANTPTPPTTAPTPAPQPAVRPPQQPVRPPQQPVRPAPGQPQQAAVRHPGVPGQPGQPMIRPGQPGVPMGVRPPMSGPGQIPVRPGQPHPHLKQPLPSTPGVRPPLPQTSVPRTTPSSAGTTPQPTQPFFCTELKETAGRPGHIIVNVPIPPSGAGPRPPPGPILGLDGKPFVGPPPLKPTSTFATIIHKALSCLPRGRGTLGEVCNWVAGEWEWFRLNVDSGWQNSIRHNLSLNKAFLKVPRIPEDDPESKGSVWIIDPQEGPLFEEKQRRDAMKSASKDKNAESRREKERIRAEERAKKQREAAIEAARNPHAHPSYVHHPHPTMARAMPPMATARAIARPPANVAHPHPQPSATQPTPSQPTSANIKGVLQPKAKITVVMQPITPALRAKSVIANTDSNGNPLPFVCDGTTLVLDQSTFGHLTSDILDKLTLLGAAGAVDVLSAWVINKNKMQASKAAQQAKTGATGTTTTSSAAPGVAGAKNGVVNGAVRPTNGVQPARPQPHVPPKPNTIPPVRPVVPPKPAATPTAPTVTATTASANPTPATTPAVKPASSSTPKSLPGPAPPGTSLTKVIGMIAAVANAKGDVNTVGPNASALLRYIRVVGVEIDLRVAERIWATGVVPPLPVKKVAKPANGAATGSAVAGGAKPTQGAGVKPQGQAQGGVKPVQSTSVPASASNASVVAGMKRKLEDGAQGQGQSQGNSNGAASGTGVDQEAKKPRLETSSV; this is encoded by the exons ATGTCCCACCATCCCCCGGCCCCATCCCTCGCCGCCCTTCCCGTGGACACCTCGAAGACCGATCCCACCCCTGCGTACTACAAGCTTCAGTTCGGAGACGACCTCACAGGCTTCTCATACTATGTCAGGACTCTCACTGTTGTTATAGGCAGGAACTGC GAGCGACCAGCTCCGGTCCCGCCTCCGGCTATCACCAATCCGTCGGTACCTACAAATCCTCCACTAGATCCGAATGAACCATCACCTCCGAGTTTATACTCGGGCAGTATACTCAGGACCCCTCCTGTGGCAAACTTCAACTCTCCATCTGTGGTAGAAGAGGATCACGAAGTCAATCTTGAAGACTACGGGCCTTTGGTTGAACTCGCCGAAGCAGTCGCAGtcaaggaggaagatgtAGCCGATAACATTTCACCTGTGCTTGAATTGCCAGATGCACCCCCGCCCCCTCCACCTCCAAAGTCATCAGCGAACATTGAGCATGTTGATGTGGATTTGGGGCCGCTCAAGTCGGTATCTAGAAACCACGCAAAGATCGAGTATAGGTCGGATTTGGGAAGATTTTGTTTGGAGATTTTGGGAAGGAATGGGGCGTGGATAGATGATAGATACTACGTGAAAGGCGCAGTCGTCCCTCTTGCTCAAGG CGCGCAAATCCAAATAGCAACCCGAATCTTCTCCTTCGTCTTACCTCCTTCTTCGGTGTCATCTCCTCCGTACAATTACTACGACCAGTCCACTCTTGAAAATGTTGAGAATCTTCCCTATCCATACAACCTCCCTGCCAGTGAAGTACGCTACCAAGAGTTCTTTGGTGAAGCCGGTCCAGGACCAGCAACCGCAGCCGCGATGGCCAGTAGACAACCTCCTGCATTTAATGCTTTTGCTGCGGCCGACGGATATGGTCTCGGGCTCGGCGTGGATGTGGAGGGCCAATGGGGTCAGTGGgagagtgaagaagagagcGATAGCGATGCCGAGCGTGACTATGAGCAATCATTTGAGCGCGATAGCGAGAGGGATGCGCACGATGAAGATCAagcagaagatgaagattGGGATGATGCACAGAGcgatgaagaggatgagtATGAGGAGGTCAAGCCGAAACAAGCAACCAAGATCAAGCTCAAGAAACCGTTGATCGTACCTGGAGAGGATGAGTCGGATCTGTCATCCTTGGACAGTGAGCCCGAAAGGCCCTTGAAGTCGGTTAAAAAGCAAGCTGGCAAGAAACAATCCCAGTCTCAATCCAAATCCGCGGAGAATGAGAAAGCGAAGGCTCCCAAAGACGCCAAAAAGTTGAGCAAAAAGGAGAGCAAATCGAAGAAAAAGGTCAAAGAACCGTCGCCGCCCGTGGAAGAAGCGCCAGGGGAAGTCAAGGGGACCCCATCcaagagcaagaagaaagagaaagagaaggaaaagaacAAGGCGGATTCTGGAGCGGAGCAAAAGCAGGACATATCAGCGGTGACGAGtgatgagaaggagaaagcGACGCCCCAGAAGAAGGatcagaagaagaaaattAAACCTGCGTCGGAATCCAAACCTCCCGCTAAGCCTGCTCCCGGTCTCAAGCTTCCTATCCCGTTAGctcaacaacaacaacaacaacagcagccTTCTGCTGCTCAACCACAGCCTCCTTCTGTACCGACCTTGGCAGCAGCCTTGGCGAACACTCCGACGCCTCCCACGACTGCACCAACTCCTGCTCCTCAACCTGCAGTCAGGCCGCCGCAACAACCTGTCAGGCCGCCGCAACAACCTGTCAGGCCCGCTCCTGGCCAGCCTCAGCAAGCAGCTGTTCGGCATCCTGGAGTGCCAGGCCAACCTGGCCAGCCGATGATTCGCCCTGGCCAGCCTGGTGTTCCGATGGGTGTTCGTCCACCCATGTCAGGTCCTGGCCAAATTCCTGTTCGGCCTGGACagcctcatcctcatctgAAACAGCCCTTACCTTCTACTCCTGGTGTGAGACCGCCCCTTCCTCAGACTTCTGTGCCTCGCACTACACCCTCTTCAGCAGGTACCACACCTCAGCCCACACAACCTTTCTTCTGCACGGAACTTAAAGAGACGGCAGGTCGGCCAGGACACATCATCGTCAACGTCCCCATTCCTCCTTCTGGTGCTGGTCCTCGTCCACCCCCGGGACCTATACTAGGCTTGGACGGGAAACCATTTGTTGGACCCCCACCGCTCAAGCCGACTTCGACCTTTGCAACCATCATTCATAAAGCGCTTAGCTGTTTGCCgcgaggaagaggaacGTTGGGGGAAGTTTGTAATTGGGTAGCAGGAGAATGGGAATGGTTCAGATTGAATGTTGATTCGGGGTGGCAAAATTCTATTCGACATAACCTTTCTCTGAACAAGGCGTTTTTGAAAGTGCCAAGGATTCCAGAGGATGATCCTGAGTCAAAGGGAAGTGTGTGGATCATTGACCCGCAAGAGGGGCCGCTTTTTGAAGAGAAGCAGAGACGCGATGCTATGAAGAGCGCGAGCAAGGATAAGAATGCGGAGAGTagaagagagaaggaaaggatTAGAGCAGAAGAGAGAGCAAAGAAACAGAGGGAAGCGGCCATTGAAGCGGCACGAAACCCTCATGCCCATCCATCATATGTCCATCACCCGCATCCGACCATGGCCAGGGCTATGCCGCCCATGGCGACTGCGCGAGCCATAGCCCGACCTCCAGCCAATGTCGCCCaccctcatcctcaaccTTCCGCTACCCAGCCTACCCCAAGCCAGCCAACGAGTGCAAACATCAAAGGTGTACTTCAGCCAAAAGCGAAGATCACCGTCGTTATGCAGCCTATCACGCCCGCACTTCGCGCCAAATCAGTCATTGCTAACACCGACTCCAATGGTAATCCCCTTCCATTTGTCTGCGACGGCACAACCCTTGTACTGGACCAGTCCACCTTTGGGCACTTGACAAGCGATATACTTGACAAGCTAACATTGCTTGGTGCGGCGGGAGCAGTTGATGTGCTGTCCGCTTGGGTGATCAATAAAAACAAAATGCAGGCAAGCAAAGCAGCACAGCAAGCTAAGACAGGTGCCACAGGAACGACAACGACATCGAGTGCAGCACCAGGAGTGGCAGGTGCGAAGAATGGTGTCGTGAACGGTGCGGTGCGGCCAACCAACGGTGTGCAACCAGCGAGGCCACAACCCCACGTTCCTCCAAAACCGAATACGATTCCGCCTGTTCGCCCTGTAGTCCCTCCAAAGCCGGCTGCGACACCTACGGCACCTACCGTCACTGCTACTACAGCCTCGGCCAACCCCACACCAGCTACAACGCCTGCGGTCAAACCTGCATCCTCCAGTACTCCCAAATCCCTTCCTGGCCCTGCTCCTCCAGGCACCTCTTTGACGAAAGTGATCGGTATGATTGCCGCTGTCGCGAATGCCAAGGGCGATGTCAACACTGTTGGTCCCAACGCGTCAGCATTATTGAGGTACATCAGGGTTGTGGGAGTGGAAATCGATCTAAGAGTAGCGGAAAGGATTTGGGCCACAGGTGTGGTGCCACCGTTACCGGTCAAGAAAGTTGCAAAGCCCGCTAATGGTGCGGCGACAGGAAGTGCTGTTGCCGGTGGTGCCAAACCGACTCAGGGAGCTGGAGTGAAGCCTCAAGGGCAGGCGCAAGGGGGTGTAAAGCCAGTGCAAAGCACTTCGGTACCTGCATCCGCTTCCAATGCTAGTGTTGTGGCggggatgaagaggaagttgGAAGACGGTGCTCAGGGGCAGGGACAGTCGCAAGGAAATAGTAATGGCGCAGCGAGCGGAACAGGAGTAGATCAGGAGGCGAAGAAGCCGCGACTGGAGACTTCCAGTGTgtga
- a CDS encoding uncharacterized protein (Similar to SGTC gene model, INSD accession EAL17671.1): MPPFTIPLLLLGALPLILLYIPTWIEPYNLWDPKVLNSLDASDGRITAWCNMGWWKNTDIFPEAAEALAEKLLELAQEGGYPGGGNVLVLHLSQENPPSQLHALTSLSSDTAVSKAVVQSTYPNTSTHVEFYTFSAQFRPGKDVGHPLDPMRGFLGEQSSQRFFEDDESTEGEDGADEPLEDRLQSFSKYDLVYILDSIYHYPPSLPSFLASLRKVLHSSSLVVYTDILPPPNLSKVNAYLLSRLLSVPLPNLTSRPRNLGEYKVQLETEGWEDVIVEDWSDGVWNGLSSNMKARGRMWSLVGRAIQVAEENGWKFIGVRARKGDDVNNET; encoded by the exons ATGCCCCCCTTCACTATACCTTTATTGCTACTCGGAGCCCTGCCCCTTATTCTACTCTACATACCAACCTGGATTGAGCCATATAATCTTTGGGACCCAAAAGTTCTGAATAGTCTAGACGCATCTGATGGAAGAATTACAGCATGGTGCAACATGGGCTGGTGGAAG AACACGGATATCTTCCCAGAAGCGGCTGAAGCGCTTGCCGAAAAGTTATTAGAATTGGCTCAAGAAGGAGGATATCCGGGTGGTGGAAATGTGCTTG TGTTACATCTCTCTCAAGAAAATCCTCCCAGCCAACTCCATGCGCTGACATCACTTTCATCTGACACTGCCGTCTCCAAAGCCGTGGTTCAATCCACGTACCCTAACACTTCAACTCATGTTGAGTTCTATACCTTTTCTGCCCAATTTCGACCTGGAAAAGACGTAGGACACCCTCTAGACCCTATGAGAGGCTTCCTTGGCGAGCAGTCAAGTCAGCGCTTCTTCGAGGACGACGAAAGTACCGAAGGCGAAGACGGGGCTGATGAGCCACTGGAAGACAGACTTCAGTCATTCTCCAAATATGACTTGGTCTACATCCTTGACTCAATCTACCATTATCCGCCCTCACTTCCTTCATTTTTGGCTTCTCTCCGCAAGGTCCTGCATAGTTCAAGCTTGGTCGTCTACACTGACATCCTTCCCCCGCCAAATCTTTCTAAAGTCAACGCATACTTATTATCGCGCTTACTTTCCGTACCTTTGCCGAATCTTACCTCCCGGCCGAGAAACTTGGGGGAGTACaaggtccagctggagACTGAAGGTTGGGAGGATGTGATAGTAGAAGACTGGAGCGACGGTGTATGGAATGGCCTTTCCAGTAATATGAAAGCCCGAGGACGCATGTGGTCACTTGTGGGACGGGCAATACAGGTGGCAGAGGAGAACGGATGGAAATTCATCGGCGTACGAGCTAGGAAAGGGGACGATGTAAACAATGAGACATAA
- a CDS encoding uncharacterized protein (Similar to SGTC gene model, INSD accession EAL17672.1), which produces MDKSHPLLANFDDPPAFPETYPQLRRLDRSVVCQICKEPFTAPVSIACGHSFCSHCIRSSLDVQKKCPSCNEPASEGSIRRNRALEEIAEAWEQSRPTLIDLSKPVSRKRTAPEADSRPLSSGTIKRLKDEDGKRSQSPALAEPIDSEEEDEIQELTENDEAPCPICMAHMPISSIPMHVERGCPPPPKTIKASGKGNQKADWKKVFSGQTLSASKGKESSKGREPEMKKITKPNYSLATPADLRALLSQYSLPTSGDKVALIARVQEWIILYNANLDTSRPSSLSALRAKLAEAEASRKRDKEKGKDELVEQLGSKDGLAKYAQEKRSEFERLRKEIMERDKRRKAEGKGSGRDSAIEVD; this is translated from the exons ATGGACAAAAgccatcctcttcttgctaATTTCGACGATCCTCCTGCTTTCCCAGAAACCTATCCTCAACTTCGTAGGCTAGATCGCTCTGTTGTCTGTCAGATTTGCAAGGAACCCTTCACAGCGCCCGTGTCGATCGCGTGTGGCCACTCATTTTGCTCCCAC TGCATACGATCCTCCCTAGATGTCCAGAAGAAATGCCCCAGTTGCAATGAGCCGGCAAGCGAGGGATCTATCCGGCGAAACAGAGCGCTAGAAGAGATTGCAGAAGCTTGGGAGCAGTCAAG ACCAACCTTGATTGATCTGTCAAAACCTGTATCCCGAAAACGTACAGCTCCAGAGGCTGACTCTCGTCCGTTGAGTTCCGGGACGATCAAACGCTTGAAGGACGAAGACGGAAAACGAAGCCAATCGCCCGCACTGGCAGAGCCAATAGACTcggaagaggaggatgaaaTACAGGAACTGACTGAGAATG ACGAAGCTCCTTGCCCTATCTGTATGGCGCATATGCCCATCTCGTCTATCCCGATGCACGTAGAAAGAGGCTGTCCACCGCCGCCCAAGACCATCAAAGCCAGCGGGAAAGGCAATCAAAAGGCAGATTGGAAAAAAGTTTTCTCTGGGCAAACTCTTAGTGCAAGCAAGGGGAAAGAGAGCAGCAAAGGGAGGGA ACCggaaatgaagaagattaCGAAACCAAATTACTCTTTGGCGACGCCTGCTGACTTGAGGGCATTGTTATCG CAATATTCACTCCCTACGTCTGGCGACAAAGTTGCTCTCATCGCCCGAGTACAAGAATGGATAATTCTTTATAACGCGAACCTGGACACTTCCCGcccttcatctctttcGGCTTTACGTGCAAAACTAGCAGAGGCGGAAGCAAGCCGGAAACGAGATAaagagaagggaaaggaTGAGCTCGTCGAACAATTGGGGTCGAAAGATGGTCTGGCGAAGTACGCCCAAGAGAAAAGGAGTGAATTCGAGAGAttgaggaaggagattATGGAAAGGGATAAGAGACGAAAAGCCGAGGGAAAAGGGAGTGGACGGGATAGTGCCATCGAGGTGGATTGA
- a CDS encoding uncharacterized protein (Similar to TIGR gene model, INSD accession AAW45056.1), producing MGNDQSRTSSGDGKQVEEKPPDYYELLQVDEEAGYDEIKRSYRKLALINHPDKNPHRIEEATKLFADLQQAYEERAFYDSHRNAPVAATDDDIFEHVRTGDKATNDPKSKLNRRRQGDPGVTIAQLMRFFDPKIARKMDDTSEGFYSIYRTLFALLASDETLHATSTTPLLYPSFGDSSTAYAPPPGLTRAQKDSQMWARDFYAVWGEFVTEKKFEWINKWDAERGDDRMVRRAMEKENKKAREETRKEYNETVRQLVVFIQHRDPRYKAHQAKLAQERAASKSAKTSGASTPAGKPVVDAEAARRRHEERLRAAAQYEEQDWQRFSSRNSDDEEMEGEEEEPEEELGDGTGVRLDDGQGGEIFECVACGKTFASEASWINHERSKKHKQAVWRLKKEMRAEAKAMGLTEPQSEEELGDEQVEGADAGEGETGGEVNGVAITEEEQLAELEALEAEMVDLALEESENVDYSNKKSKNKGKKNRRDPAIDKVEAATELSPPHKDSQPDASNTPSAAISDSEAARESDKTSELSKRDKRRAREARKKAEEEERKAAFKEARKAAKKAGTSVETFTSLRQSERKDKENDDGFVAPRQKGKSSTKSGKGVKGGRAQEEDDFSDERVAKVIAGVQEKREKMVEKWGDTWTDLVSKLKHLLSCDSYLPLSILCLGLGKPFSDRTAQIQLALALELANALNCTVHDLEIYDPLWDEGDKKVLSSIGVTLLEDNLLGRHTLETDRPYLLYLPHAPKQLYESILTTNYAPSLCGNKPGRILLGNDLAEYIPGFVRPSQVKKEGPNGDAGDGEFVKPKKKRKGRGEVRPQIKDSVLSRLGELHSRR from the exons ATGGGAAACGATCAATCGCGCACCTCTTCTGGCGACGGCAAGCAGGTCGAGGAGAAACCGCCTGATTATTACGAGCTGCTGCAAGTAGATGAGGAAGCAGGGTACGATGAAATCAAG CGGTCATATCGAAAATTGGCG CTGATAAATCACCCCGATAAAAATCCTCACAGAATAGAAGAGGCAACAAAGCTGTTCGCAGACTTGCAGCAGGCTTATGAG GAAAGAGCATTCTATGATTCTCATCGAAATGCCCCAGTTGCAGCCACCGACGACGATATCTTTGAACATGTCAGGACAGGGGATAAAGCAACAAATGATCCCAAATCGAAGCTGAACAGAAGACGTCAAGGGGATCCAGGCGTTACCATAGCCCAGCTCATGCGCTTTTTTGATCCTAAAATTGCCAGGAAAATGGATGATACCTCAGAA GGCTTCTATTCAATATATAGAACTCTCTTTGCCCTTCTCGCGTCTGATGAGACTCTACACGCCACTTCCACTACCCCTCTTTTATATCCATCTTTCGGTGATTCCTCTACTGCTTATGCCCCTCCTCCTGGCTTGACCCGAGCACAAAAAGATTCCCAAATGTGGGCTCGAGATTTCTACGCCGTGTGGGGAGAGTTTGTGACAGAAAAGAAATTCGAATGGATAAATAAATGGGATGCTgaaagaggagatgatAGGATGGTCCGACGAGCtatggagaaggagaatAAGAAGGCAAGGGAAGAGACAAGAAAGGAATATAACGAGACAGTCCGG CAACTGGTTGTTTTCATTCAACATAGAGACCCAAGGTACAAGGCCCATCAAGCCAAGCTTGCTCAGGAGCGTGCTGCTAGCAAGTCCGCCAAGACTTCAGGGGCATCTACTCCAGCTGGCAAGCCTGTCGTTGATGCTGAGGCCGCTAGGCGGCGTCATGAAGAACGTTTACGTGCAGCGGCACAGTACGAAGAGCAAGATTGGCAAAGATTTTCTTCACGCAATTCTGACgatgaagagatggaaggagaagaagaagaacctgaagaagagcttgGAGATGGCACTGGTGTCAGATTGGATGATGGGCAGGGAGGGGAGATCTTTGAATGCGTGGCATGTGGGAAAACTTTCGCGAGCGAAGCGAGCTGGATAAATCATGAAAGAAGTAAGAAACATAAACAGGCAGTTTGGAGACTGAAAAAGGAGATGAGAGCAGAGGCGAAGGCAATGGGGCTTACCGAGCCGCAATCTGAAGAGGAACTGGGCGATGAGCAAGTCGAGGGCGCAGATGCCGGTGAAGGCGAAACAGGTGGGGAGGTCAACGGGGTTGCAATtacagaagaagagcagcTGGCGGAACTAGAAGCACTTGAAGCAGAAATGGTAGACTTGGCTTTGGAAGAAAGCGAGAATGTCGACTACAGCAACAAAAA GTCCAAGAAtaaaggaaagaaaaacCGCCGAGATCCTGCGATCGACAAAGTTGAAGCAGCTACTGAgctctctcctcctcacAAAGACTCGCAACCTGACGCTTCCAACACTCCAAGCGCCGCAATATCAGACAGTGAAGCTGCTCGTGAGTCTGACAAGACCTCGGAATTATCAAAACGCGACAAGCGTCGTGCTCGTGAAGCTCGTAAGaaggcagaggaagaagaacgTAAAGCCGCGTTCAAGGAGGCTAGAAAGGCTGCCAAGAAGGCCGGTACCTCTGTTGAGACGTTTACATCACTCCGGCAATCCGAGaggaaggacaaggagaatgatgatggaTTTGTGGCGCCCAGACAGAAGGGTAAAAGTAGTACCAAGAGTGGCAAAGGCGTAAAAGGCGGACGAGcgcaagaagaggacgatTTTAGTGATGAAAGAGTTGCAAAGGTCATTGCAGGGGTTCaggaaaagagagaaaagatGGTTGAGAAGTGGGGTGATACATGGACTG ATTTGGTCTCAAAATTGAAGCACCTCTTGTCTTGCGATAGTTATTTACccctttccatcctttGCTTAGGTCTAGGGAAGCCTTTTTCTGATAGGACAGCTCAAATACAACTGGCTCTTGCCCTAGAGCTCGCCAATGCATTAAAT TGCACTGTCCATGATCTCGAAATATACGACCCCCTTTGGGATGAAGGTGATAAGAAAGTCTTGTCGTCAATCGGTGTCACACTTCTGGAGGATAACTTG CTGGGTAGGCACACGCTAGAAACAGATCGCCCATATCTTCTATATCTTCCTCATGCCCCTAAGCAATTATACGAATCTATCCTGACCACAAACTACGCCCCGTCCCTTTGTGGCAATAAGCCAGGAAGGATCCTACTCGGTAACGATCTTGCAGAGTACATTCCTGGCTTTGTGCGACCTTCACaagtgaagaaagaagggcCCAATGGTGACGCGGGAGATGGGGAGTTTGTCAAGCcgaagaaaaagaggaaggggCGTGGGGAAGTGAGACCTCAAATAAAAGACAGCGTGCTTTCTCGACTTGGTGAGTTGCATTCT AGAAGATAG